One Qipengyuania aurantiaca genomic region harbors:
- a CDS encoding TIGR02186 family protein, giving the protein MGQRDPVLVPEVSQHEVQVRQGFTGTELLLFGAVLDPAGRAGQGYDIVVVLKGPAEPIRLREKERFAGVWVNAQSNDFRSVPSFFAVASSRPVSDIVDDKTAAIYEFGTRNIQLSPSGSIDPAQQQRFARGLVDLKQRQGLYKEDMRGVQITQNVLYQARIELPSNVTTGTYTAETFAVTQGRVIASAVAEVEVRKVGMERQVEYYSQNFGLGYGLIAVLLSVVMGWGAGRLFARL; this is encoded by the coding sequence ATGGGCCAGCGCGATCCGGTGCTGGTGCCCGAGGTGTCGCAGCACGAGGTGCAGGTGCGCCAAGGCTTCACCGGAACCGAGCTGCTGCTCTTCGGCGCGGTGCTCGATCCTGCGGGGCGGGCGGGGCAGGGCTATGACATCGTCGTCGTGCTGAAGGGTCCTGCGGAACCCATCCGCCTGCGCGAGAAGGAGCGTTTCGCCGGCGTCTGGGTCAACGCGCAGAGCAACGATTTCCGCTCGGTGCCGAGCTTCTTCGCCGTCGCCTCCTCGCGGCCCGTGTCCGACATCGTCGACGACAAGACCGCCGCGATCTACGAATTCGGCACGCGCAATATCCAGCTCTCGCCGAGCGGCAGTATCGACCCGGCCCAGCAGCAGCGCTTCGCCCGGGGCCTCGTCGACCTGAAACAGCGCCAGGGCCTCTACAAGGAGGATATGCGCGGTGTGCAGATCACCCAGAACGTGCTCTACCAGGCGCGGATCGAGCTCCCCTCCAACGTGACGACCGGCACCTACACCGCCGAAACCTTTGCCGTGACGCAAGGGCGCGTGATCGCATCGGCGGTGGCCGAGGTCGAGGTGCGCAAGGTCGGGATGGAGCGGCAGGTCGAATATTATTCGCAGAATTTCGGCCTCGGCTACGGGCTGATCGCCGTGCTGCTCTCGGTCGTGATGGGCTGGGGGGCAGGGCGCCTCTTCGCACGGCTCTAG